One Ranitomeya variabilis isolate aRanVar5 chromosome 5, aRanVar5.hap1, whole genome shotgun sequence DNA window includes the following coding sequences:
- the LOC143774240 gene encoding eukaryotic translation initiation factor 4E type 2-like isoform X1, with protein MGISGSDDVTAQEEEPKTAARSARELVVAPGEHPLQYRYTFWYSRRTPSRPASTQNYEQNIRQVGTVASVEQFWRVYSHLVRPGDLSGYSDFHLFKEGIKPMWEDDANKNGGKWIIRLRKGLASRFWENIILAMLGEQFMVGEEICGVVVSIRFQEDILSIWNKTANDQLSTIRIRDTLRRVLNLPPNTIMEYKTHNDSLKDNSSFRNTKLTL; from the exons ATGGGGATCTCAGGGAGTGATGACGTCACCGCCCAGGAGGAGGAGCCCAAGACCGCAGCCAGGTCTGCCAGG GAGCTGGTCGTGGCCCCGGGGGAGCACCCGCTGCAGTACCGCTACACCTTCTGGTACTCCCGGAGGACGCCCTCCCGACCCGCCAGCACTCAGAATTATGAGCAGAACATCCGGCAGGTGGGCACAGTGGCATCG GTGGAGCAGTTCTGGCGGGTGTACAGCCACTTAGTGCGGCCCGGAGACCTCTCAGGATATAGCGACTTCCACCTGTTCAAGGAAGGCATCAAACCCATGTGGGAG GATGACGCCAATAAGAATGGCGGCAAGTGGATCATCCGCCTCCGGAAGGGGCTGGCGTCCCGCTTCTGGGAGAACATCATCCTGGCCATGCTGGGGGAGCAGTTCATGGTGGGAGAAGAGATCTGCGGGGTGGTGGTCTCCATACGCTTTCAG GAAGACATCCTCTCCATCTGGAATAAGACGGCCAACGACCAGCTCAGCACCATCCGGATCCGGGACACACTCAGGAGGGTCCTCAACCTCCCTCCGAACACCATCATGGAGTACAAGACTCACAACGACAGCCTGAA AGACAACTCAAGTTTCAGGAACACGAAGCTCACACTCTGA
- the LOC143774240 gene encoding eukaryotic translation initiation factor 4E type 2-like isoform X2, with protein sequence MGISGSDDVTAQEEEPKTAARSARELVVAPGEHPLQYRYTFWYSRRTPSRPASTQNYEQNIRQVEQFWRVYSHLVRPGDLSGYSDFHLFKEGIKPMWEDDANKNGGKWIIRLRKGLASRFWENIILAMLGEQFMVGEEICGVVVSIRFQEDILSIWNKTANDQLSTIRIRDTLRRVLNLPPNTIMEYKTHNDSLKDNSSFRNTKLTL encoded by the exons ATGGGGATCTCAGGGAGTGATGACGTCACCGCCCAGGAGGAGGAGCCCAAGACCGCAGCCAGGTCTGCCAGG GAGCTGGTCGTGGCCCCGGGGGAGCACCCGCTGCAGTACCGCTACACCTTCTGGTACTCCCGGAGGACGCCCTCCCGACCCGCCAGCACTCAGAATTATGAGCAGAACATCCGGCAG GTGGAGCAGTTCTGGCGGGTGTACAGCCACTTAGTGCGGCCCGGAGACCTCTCAGGATATAGCGACTTCCACCTGTTCAAGGAAGGCATCAAACCCATGTGGGAG GATGACGCCAATAAGAATGGCGGCAAGTGGATCATCCGCCTCCGGAAGGGGCTGGCGTCCCGCTTCTGGGAGAACATCATCCTGGCCATGCTGGGGGAGCAGTTCATGGTGGGAGAAGAGATCTGCGGGGTGGTGGTCTCCATACGCTTTCAG GAAGACATCCTCTCCATCTGGAATAAGACGGCCAACGACCAGCTCAGCACCATCCGGATCCGGGACACACTCAGGAGGGTCCTCAACCTCCCTCCGAACACCATCATGGAGTACAAGACTCACAACGACAGCCTGAA AGACAACTCAAGTTTCAGGAACACGAAGCTCACACTCTGA